In Glycine max cultivar Williams 82 chromosome 7, Glycine_max_v4.0, whole genome shotgun sequence, a single window of DNA contains:
- the LOC100812064 gene encoding uncharacterized protein At4g15970: MPLQRTTLPSSNRRRLFRHSAANSPAAALMSPESTATALNLRRILGAALLFFLVSLSCVLLFRNAYYSVFVSSNPLSRFTTVFPPNDSAAVTNEYSLENILSEAAMQDRTVILTTLNEAWAAPNSIIDLFLESFRIGDHTRRLLNHLVIIALDQKAFIRCQAIHTYCYLLVSEATDFHEEAYFMTPSYLKMMWRRIDFLRSVLEMGYNFVFTDADIMWFRDPFPRFHRDADFQIACDHFTGSFDDVQNRPNGGFNFVKSNNRSIEFYKFWYSSRETYPGYHDQDVLNFIKVDPFITDLGLRMKFLDTANFGGLCEPSRDLNKVCTMHANCCYGMDSKLHDLRIMLQDWKYYLTLSPSLKRLSIISWRVPQNCSLDSLKHDHGSPEKSVQEG, translated from the exons ATGCCTCTCCAACGCACGACGCTCCCTTCTTCCAACCGGCGACGGTTGTTCCGCCACTCCGCTGCTAACTCCCCCGCCGCCGCCCTCATGTCGCCGGAATCCACCGCCACCGCCCTTAATCTCCGGCGGATCCTCGGCGCTGCACTCCTCTTCTTCCTCGTCTCTCTCTCGTGCGTGCTGCTATTCAGAAACGCCTATTACTCTGTCTTCGTTTCCTCCAATCCCTTGTCTCGTTTCACCACCGTTTTTCCGCCCAACGATTCCGCAGCG GTAACCAATGAATATTCACTTGAAAATATTCTGAGTGAGGCTGCTATGCAAGACAGAACTGTTATCTTGACAACATTAAATGAAGCATGGGCTGCACCAAATTCAATCATTGATCTATTCCTTGAGAGCTTTAGAATTGGAGATCATACACGCAGGCTCTTGAATCATTTAGTTATAATTGCTTTAGACCAGAAAGCATTTATACGCTGTCAGGCAATACACACCTATTGCTATTTGCTTGTCAGTGAAGCCACTGATTTTCATGAAGAGGCATACTTTATGACTCCTAGTTACTTGAAGATGATGTGGAGACGGATTGATTTCCTACGCTCTGTTCTAGAGATGGGGTACAATTTTGTGTTCACA GATGCTGATATCATGTGGTTTAGAGACCCATTTCCTCGGTTTCACAGGGACGCAGATTTCCAGATAGCATGTGATCATTTCACAGGCAGCTTTGATGATGTACAGAACAGACCCAATGGAGGGTTCAACTTTGTAAAGTCCAATAATAGGTCAATTGAGTTTTACAAATTCTGGTATTCTTCACGGGAAACCTATCCCGGATACCATGATCAGGATGTCCTCAATTTTATCAAGGTCGACCCTTTCATTACTGATCTAGGACTGAGGATGAAATTCTTGGATACAGCTAATTTTGGTGGGCTTTGTGAACCAAGTAGAGATTTAAATAAAGTTTGCACGATGCATGCAAATTGTTGCTATGGTATGGATAGCAAACTTCATGATCTTAGAATCATGCTTCAAGATTGGAAATATTATTTGACCTTATCTCCAAGTTTGAAGAGATTGTCAATTATTTCCTGGAGGGTTCCTCAGAATTGCAG CCTCGATTCTCTTAAGCATGATCATGGTTCTCCAGAAAAGAGTGTTCAAGAGGGTTGA